From Sporosarcina sp. Marseille-Q4943, the proteins below share one genomic window:
- a CDS encoding enoyl-ACP reductase, which translates to MEDLLKLKGKNIVVMGVANERSIAWGVAKSLFDVGANVIFTYRKERSLAKLEKALDSNGLEAKMIVQCDVNDDESIQHAFTLIGETLGTIHGVVHSIAFAHAEDLKNDFVETTRSGYAFAQDSSSYSLIATAREARRFMTEGGSIITMSYLGAERVLDGYNVMGVAKAALEASVRYLANDLGKEAIRVNAISAGAVRTLSAKGVPSFNTILGQIEEKAPLKRNITNEEVAKMSIAMLSDLSSGVTGEVIYVDGGYNIMG; encoded by the coding sequence ATGGAAGATTTATTGAAGCTTAAAGGGAAAAACATTGTCGTAATGGGCGTGGCGAATGAGCGAAGCATTGCATGGGGCGTAGCGAAGTCCCTATTTGATGTCGGGGCGAACGTCATTTTCACGTATCGCAAGGAGCGCTCGCTAGCAAAGCTCGAGAAAGCTTTGGACAGCAACGGACTTGAAGCGAAAATGATCGTCCAATGCGATGTGAATGATGATGAAAGCATTCAGCATGCATTTACGTTGATCGGCGAAACGCTTGGAACGATCCATGGGGTTGTTCATTCTATCGCGTTTGCGCATGCCGAAGATTTGAAAAATGATTTTGTTGAAACGACGAGAAGCGGCTATGCATTCGCACAAGATTCAAGCTCCTACTCCCTCATTGCAACTGCAAGGGAAGCACGCCGCTTCATGACAGAAGGCGGCTCAATCATCACGATGAGCTATTTAGGTGCTGAACGTGTGCTTGACGGCTACAATGTTATGGGTGTCGCAAAAGCTGCACTTGAAGCGTCTGTCCGCTACTTGGCGAATGATTTAGGGAAAGAAGCGATCCGTGTCAACGCAATCTCAGCAGGCGCTGTCCGTACCCTTTCTGCGAAAGGTGTTCCTTCTTTCAACACGATTTTGGGGCAAATCGAAGAAAAAGCTCCATTGAAGCGCAATATTACAAATGAGGAAGTCGCGAAGATGTCGATTGCGATGTTAAGCGATCTTTCAAGCGGTGTAACCGGAGAAGTCATTTACGTAGATGGTGGCTACAATATTATGGGATGA
- a CDS encoding DoxX-like family protein, whose protein sequence is MKKKPIYVEIEIDSHIDDVWDASQDPDLHSQWDLRFSSITYLPKKDGEPQMFTYKRSVSPLLTVEGWGKSTGTFNKGDGTRSSSLHFGTDQWVSPIKEGKGYWKYEPQQKGTKFLTQYDYDANFGSIGKAFDAFVFRPIIGWGTALSFDVLKRWLEKGESPRSQYYRFFTTYGLAMLFAFVWIYHGLLPKIIGMHPEEKRMLASTIPFDDPTITAIMIGIGIAEVLFGVLWLIYKRKKHLFTLQLIIFPLLTIAAMIAAPEAAIHPFNPVTFNLSLFVLSLIGYFSSDCLPTAKSCKRKR, encoded by the coding sequence ATGAAAAAGAAGCCGATTTACGTTGAAATAGAGATTGATTCACATATAGATGATGTTTGGGATGCATCACAAGATCCGGACTTGCATTCGCAATGGGATTTGCGATTTTCATCCATCACCTATTTACCGAAAAAAGACGGTGAGCCCCAAATGTTTACATACAAACGAAGTGTTTCCCCCCTTCTAACCGTCGAAGGCTGGGGGAAAAGTACGGGGACATTCAATAAAGGCGATGGCACCCGGTCGTCTTCCCTGCATTTCGGAACGGATCAATGGGTTTCGCCAATCAAGGAAGGGAAAGGGTATTGGAAATATGAACCCCAACAAAAAGGGACAAAATTCCTTACGCAATATGATTACGATGCGAATTTTGGGTCGATCGGAAAAGCGTTTGATGCATTCGTCTTCCGCCCGATCATCGGATGGGGCACCGCTCTCAGTTTCGATGTATTGAAAAGATGGCTTGAAAAAGGGGAATCTCCCCGTTCCCAATACTACCGCTTTTTCACGACGTATGGGCTCGCTATGTTGTTCGCATTCGTTTGGATCTACCATGGTCTACTTCCAAAAATTATCGGCATGCATCCTGAGGAAAAAAGGATGTTGGCGAGTACAATTCCATTTGACGACCCAACAATTACAGCCATCATGATTGGCATTGGAATCGCTGAAGTGCTGTTCGGTGTTCTATGGCTGATTTATAAGAGGAAGAAACATTTATTTACCTTGCAGCTAATCATCTTTCCACTTCTCACGATTGCGGCGATGATAGCGGCGCCTGAAGCGGCCATCCATCCATTCAACCCAGTGACGTTCAATCTGTCGTTGTTTGTCCTCTCCCTCATTGGGTATTTCAGTAGCGATTGTCTACCGACGGCAAAAAGCTGTAAAAGGAAAAGGTGA
- a CDS encoding DUF4166 domain-containing protein → MLSIYKRVLGKNFDRLHPMLQKRYDLPDGSAFEATGTMKEIKGGPRWLYPLFRLGVNWKLLFPERGNNIPFSITNTARLGKNSESQIHWERIFHFGSTKRYFNALMSLDETRLVIKDYLGEPPLVYSDLAFEVSDDGSLTIHSLNQRLVLGKVELPLPKPLQGLATVTERYDEADAVYRISVNVRNPLIGHVFSYEGEFVQNA, encoded by the coding sequence ATGTTGTCCATTTATAAAAGAGTTCTTGGTAAAAATTTTGATCGATTGCATCCGATGTTGCAAAAGCGTTATGACCTACCCGATGGAAGCGCATTTGAAGCGACCGGCACGATGAAAGAAATTAAGGGCGGACCTAGATGGCTATATCCCCTTTTCCGGCTCGGTGTCAATTGGAAGCTGCTGTTCCCGGAGCGAGGAAACAACATTCCTTTTTCCATTACAAACACGGCTCGTCTTGGAAAGAACAGCGAGAGCCAAATCCATTGGGAGCGCATCTTTCATTTCGGTTCGACGAAGCGCTACTTCAATGCGTTAATGAGTTTGGATGAAACACGCCTCGTCATCAAAGATTATCTCGGGGAGCCCCCTTTGGTCTATTCCGACTTAGCTTTCGAAGTTTCGGATGATGGCTCGCTGACAATCCATTCATTGAATCAACGCCTCGTTCTCGGCAAAGTCGAGTTGCCGTTGCCGAAACCCTTGCAAGGTTTAGCGACGGTGACGGAACGTTATGATGAAGCGGATGCCGTTTACCGAATTAGCGTAAACGTTCGGAATCCATTGATTGGCCATGTCTTTTCCTATGAAGGGGAGTTTGTGCAAAATGCGTAA
- a CDS encoding YndJ family protein codes for MRKFVLIHFILFMIIAVFSKDPWPYLLLTIAQVVYVPIALRFVMKRGDWFSKLYYYIAIPAYVSVAIIQLLSPTWSAIPAIIYLAFTVFIALYGLSRFLRRGFTSIEEFSIDLGMMYIALGGGWYFAYVADIDTGFTPLLTWLTGIHFHYSAFLLPNFIGLLGRLHKTRSYSISSILLLAAPMVVAIGITFSRWIELFSVLLYIVGLAGMIAIAWRARFVNRVQKWLVVTSFTSLGLTILFSLLYVLGNGFGLTSITIDFMLRFHGVLNCIIFALCGVLGWLLSVPAPNYKEPNFPISRVKGKQRVEQLGATGRHRGLVDDMKRYGVSKVSPRIVDFYENTIDYQLFSTVHWRKWFKPFAYLYSLISIRTEQINLPLHRNEVEMTGDVITVVPGLDGRPDARAWIRKVDDSFAFIALYSYHQSVTGKEYMNIALPLPFSTMTGVLELIEQGNNLQLTSKKTNPASDAGIYLTSKLGKYFKLPLEENFIVREEADGSMTAKHEMWIFSIPFLTIHYRIQKA; via the coding sequence ATGCGTAAATTCGTGCTTATTCACTTTATATTGTTTATGATCATCGCTGTTTTTAGCAAAGATCCATGGCCCTATTTACTGCTGACGATTGCGCAGGTCGTCTATGTACCGATTGCTCTTCGCTTTGTCATGAAACGCGGAGATTGGTTTTCGAAGCTCTATTATTATATTGCGATTCCCGCATATGTTTCGGTTGCGATCATTCAACTATTGTCACCCACTTGGTCCGCGATTCCCGCTATCATCTATTTGGCCTTCACGGTTTTCATTGCATTGTATGGACTGTCCCGGTTTTTGCGCCGCGGATTTACAAGTATCGAGGAGTTTTCAATCGACCTCGGGATGATGTACATAGCGCTCGGAGGTGGTTGGTATTTTGCTTACGTGGCGGATATTGATACGGGTTTCACTCCTTTATTGACGTGGCTTACGGGGATTCATTTTCATTACTCCGCCTTCCTGTTGCCCAATTTCATTGGGTTGCTTGGGAGGCTGCATAAGACGCGGTCCTATTCGATTTCCAGCATCCTTTTATTGGCTGCGCCGATGGTAGTGGCAATCGGTATCACCTTTTCTCGATGGATCGAGTTGTTTTCTGTACTACTTTATATCGTAGGATTGGCGGGAATGATTGCGATTGCCTGGCGTGCGCGATTTGTGAACCGTGTACAAAAATGGCTTGTCGTCACTTCTTTTACATCTCTTGGTCTGACGATTTTGTTCTCGCTCCTTTACGTACTCGGAAACGGCTTCGGGCTCACTTCCATTACGATCGACTTCATGCTTCGTTTTCACGGTGTGTTGAATTGTATCATCTTTGCGTTGTGTGGAGTTCTAGGATGGCTGTTGTCCGTTCCTGCTCCCAACTATAAAGAACCAAACTTCCCGATTAGTAGGGTGAAAGGAAAACAGCGAGTTGAACAGCTTGGCGCAACTGGACGGCATAGAGGACTTGTTGATGACATGAAACGCTATGGAGTAAGCAAGGTGTCGCCTCGTATTGTTGATTTTTACGAAAACACGATTGATTACCAGTTATTCTCCACCGTGCATTGGCGTAAGTGGTTTAAACCTTTTGCCTATCTCTATTCATTGATTAGCATAAGGACGGAGCAGATCAATTTGCCACTCCATCGAAATGAAGTGGAGATGACTGGCGATGTGATTACGGTGGTGCCTGGTTTAGATGGCAGACCTGATGCCCGTGCATGGATCCGGAAGGTTGACGACAGCTTTGCATTCATCGCCCTTTATTCCTATCATCAGTCTGTCACAGGCAAGGAGTATATGAATATTGCATTGCCGTTACCTTTTTCGACGATGACCGGTGTTTTGGAACTGATTGAGCAAGGCAATAACTTGCAATTGACGAGCAAGAAAACCAACCCCGCATCAGATGCGGGAATCTATTTGACTTCAAAACTTGGAAAGTATTTCAAACTGCCGCTGGAGGAAAACTTCATCGTTCGTGAAGAGGCGGATGGGTCCATGACCGCGAAGCATGAAATGTGGATTTTTTCGATACCGTTTTTGACGATTCATTATAGAATTCAAAAGGCATGA
- the argH gene encoding argininosuccinate lyase, producing the protein MKLWGGRFTSRADEIMEQFNTSLPVDYRLYKEDIAGSLAHVTMLVHTDLLTPEEGDLLVQGLESILHDIDNGELVIEGDYEDIHSFVEMHLTERIGETGKKLHTARSRNDQVAVDMRLYAKNKAVEVMDGLQTLIDSLHAKAKANNVIMPGYTHLQRAQVVTFGHHLGAYEQMFKRDKKRVGNALELLDENPLGCGALAGTTHAIDREITTNLLGFAKPVDNFLDGVSDRDYMLELMSDFSIIMMHLSRLSEELILWSSQEFKFITMADAYSTGSSIMPQKKNPDAAELIRGKTGRVYGSLFALLTTLKGLPLTYNKDMQEDKEQFFDALDTVLDCMEIMSKMIDTLKVNADNMKAAIKAGFLNATEVADYLVAKGTPFRDAHEIVGKIIIYCEAEKKAIEDLTVEELSSFSDKIVDDIYDYIDYENILTKGNKGLMKEIGE; encoded by the coding sequence ATGAAGCTTTGGGGAGGACGTTTTACAAGCCGTGCAGATGAAATAATGGAGCAGTTCAACACGTCATTGCCGGTCGACTATAGATTATATAAAGAAGATATTGCAGGTAGCCTTGCCCACGTCACGATGCTCGTACATACGGACCTATTGACACCGGAGGAAGGGGATTTGCTCGTTCAAGGTCTAGAATCGATCCTGCATGATATCGATAACGGTGAACTTGTCATCGAAGGAGACTACGAAGACATCCATTCTTTCGTGGAAATGCATTTGACAGAAAGGATTGGGGAAACGGGGAAGAAGCTCCATACGGCACGTAGCCGGAATGACCAAGTGGCGGTTGATATGCGTCTATATGCAAAGAATAAAGCGGTCGAGGTGATGGACGGCTTACAGACACTGATTGATTCCTTGCATGCAAAAGCGAAAGCGAACAACGTCATCATGCCTGGATATACACATTTGCAGCGTGCGCAAGTCGTCACATTTGGCCATCATTTAGGCGCCTATGAGCAAATGTTCAAACGTGATAAAAAACGTGTTGGCAATGCACTTGAACTGCTCGATGAAAACCCGTTAGGATGCGGGGCACTTGCCGGGACGACACATGCAATTGATCGTGAAATTACAACCAATCTACTAGGTTTCGCGAAACCGGTCGATAATTTTCTCGACGGTGTGAGCGACCGCGATTATATGCTGGAACTCATGTCCGATTTCTCTATCATCATGATGCACTTGAGCCGTTTGAGCGAAGAGCTGATTTTATGGAGCAGCCAAGAATTCAAGTTCATTACAATGGCGGATGCCTATTCGACGGGCAGCAGCATCATGCCGCAGAAGAAAAACCCTGACGCGGCGGAACTCATCCGCGGCAAAACGGGTAGAGTGTACGGTTCCTTATTCGCTTTATTGACGACATTGAAAGGCTTGCCGTTGACGTACAACAAAGACATGCAGGAGGATAAAGAGCAATTTTTCGACGCGCTTGATACAGTCCTTGATTGCATGGAAATCATGTCGAAGATGATCGACACATTGAAAGTGAATGCCGACAATATGAAAGCGGCCATCAAAGCCGGCTTCCTGAATGCAACGGAAGTCGCCGATTATTTGGTAGCAAAAGGCACTCCGTTCCGTGACGCACATGAAATCGTCGGGAAAATCATCATTTATTGCGAAGCGGAGAAGAAAGCAATCGAGGATTTGACAGTGGAGGAACTGTCGTCGTTTAGCGATAAGATAGTGGATGATATTTACGATTATATTGATTACGAAAACATTTTGACGAAAGGCAATAAGGGGTTAATGAAGGAGATTGGGGAATAA
- a CDS encoding cation diffusion facilitator family transporter, protein MTTKQNHSIASVFAIWISLISNIVLTVLKILVGVLFNSPVLLADGFHNAGDVVASAAALTSMRYSQRPADEDHPYGHGKAEVIGSGLVAIILGIAAVYIGYEAVKTFFEEPAKASVIALITAILSLFWKQALYIYTMRIGKKVNSKGLIATAYDHLADVYASLAAVVGIGLALIGDAYHIPILLYGDPFAGVIVSVLVLRLAYEIGIEAMDILMEKNVSEERLQEFATLIRTVPEVKRIDRLRAREHGHYVLVDLRIGISGTLTIQEGHDISSQIRNLIIDEHADVDEVLIHLNPWYPDE, encoded by the coding sequence ATGACAACAAAACAAAACCATTCCATCGCATCGGTCTTTGCGATTTGGATAAGCCTGATCAGCAATATTGTATTAACCGTTTTGAAAATCCTTGTTGGTGTACTTTTTAACAGTCCCGTCTTGCTCGCGGACGGTTTCCATAACGCAGGAGATGTTGTCGCATCAGCCGCGGCCTTGACGTCCATGCGATATTCGCAACGCCCTGCTGATGAAGACCATCCTTATGGGCATGGGAAAGCTGAAGTCATCGGATCCGGCCTTGTTGCCATCATTTTAGGAATTGCTGCCGTTTATATCGGTTATGAGGCCGTCAAAACATTTTTTGAAGAGCCAGCGAAGGCGAGTGTCATTGCATTGATCACCGCCATTCTTTCCCTCTTCTGGAAGCAGGCTCTCTATATTTACACGATGCGCATCGGGAAAAAGGTGAACAGTAAAGGATTGATAGCAACAGCATACGACCATTTGGCTGATGTTTATGCATCCCTTGCAGCTGTTGTCGGTATCGGGTTGGCATTGATCGGTGATGCCTATCATATCCCGATCTTGTTATACGGTGATCCATTTGCAGGTGTGATCGTCTCGGTGCTTGTCCTAAGATTAGCTTATGAAATCGGTATTGAGGCAATGGATATACTAATGGAAAAGAACGTGTCGGAAGAACGTCTACAGGAATTTGCGACATTGATCCGCACAGTTCCAGAAGTGAAAAGGATCGACCGCCTACGCGCACGGGAGCACGGTCATTATGTCCTCGTCGATTTGAGGATCGGCATTTCCGGTACGTTGACAATCCAGGAAGGTCACGATATTTCAAGTCAAATCCGAAATTTGATCATTGATGAACACGCGGATGTGGATGAAGTGCTCATCCATTTGAATCCTTGGTATCCGGATGAATAA
- a CDS encoding branched-chain amino acid aminotransferase, which produces MLKDKIAHLVAENEALFPIERAYAVKQGLIQETTETDNKDWSFPVIERCLKETEEVIQAEPESFMNEPVSYFSKNVDEFLYVESNAFETIGVDGIAFEMDDVFETSTVLFGLKVQKKRGSFLKEYLDANVGSKTYSAMFSDKDGLWDVNIPLDQLDGFHKELEIKDAMDLAYRFIFNLLEAIEAAN; this is translated from the coding sequence ATGTTGAAAGATAAAATAGCGCATTTGGTCGCTGAAAATGAAGCATTGTTTCCAATTGAACGAGCGTACGCAGTCAAACAAGGATTGATTCAGGAAACTACGGAAACTGACAATAAAGACTGGAGCTTTCCCGTCATTGAAAGATGCTTGAAAGAGACGGAAGAAGTGATCCAAGCGGAACCAGAATCATTCATGAATGAACCGGTCTCTTATTTTTCGAAGAACGTTGATGAATTCCTCTACGTCGAATCGAATGCCTTCGAAACAATCGGAGTCGATGGAATTGCATTTGAAATGGATGATGTCTTCGAGACATCGACAGTCCTTTTCGGATTGAAAGTGCAGAAAAAGCGGGGTTCTTTCCTGAAGGAATATTTGGATGCGAATGTCGGTTCAAAAACATATAGTGCCATGTTTTCCGACAAGGACGGACTATGGGACGTCAATATACCGCTCGATCAATTGGACGGTTTCCATAAAGAGCTGGAAATAAAAGATGCGATGGATCTCGCCTATCGATTCATCTTCAATTTGCTTGAAGCGATCGAGGCAGCAAATTGA
- a CDS encoding TRM11 family methyltransferase — protein MDEHDLCRLEMRAFFGFDSPSNVIKSNVKIDPSRSPFMKERLEILFSGSDLEEIIKQASEFVSHKTFKVTCLNSIALSSTPKLRQPERRSIERKIGEVIQGEADLLEPEVNFGVVLLEGTWHFGIVDESEPIWRFHMQKPHMYSTALSTRVARAVANIAVPHPEGVRAIDPCCGIGTVLVEARSMGIDIVGRDINPLVCLGSRKNLAHFGLEGEVVKGPIAEVTDTYDAAIIDMPYNLFTHITDEGQLDILKAARRITSKLVIVTIEPMDHMIMEAGFEIVDRCVAKKGTFERQVVVCE, from the coding sequence ATGGACGAACATGATCTATGCCGATTGGAAATGAGGGCTTTTTTCGGCTTTGACAGCCCTTCGAACGTCATTAAGAGTAATGTGAAGATCGATCCAAGCAGAAGCCCTTTCATGAAAGAGCGTCTGGAAATTCTGTTCTCCGGAAGTGATCTGGAAGAGATAATAAAGCAAGCATCTGAATTTGTCAGCCATAAGACTTTTAAAGTGACGTGCCTAAATTCAATCGCACTTTCTTCCACCCCAAAACTTCGCCAACCAGAGAGGCGCAGCATTGAGCGGAAGATCGGTGAAGTAATCCAAGGGGAAGCGGATTTACTGGAGCCTGAAGTGAACTTTGGGGTCGTCTTGCTTGAAGGGACTTGGCATTTCGGCATTGTTGATGAAAGCGAGCCAATATGGCGATTCCATATGCAAAAGCCTCATATGTATTCAACAGCGCTGAGCACACGTGTTGCGAGAGCCGTCGCCAACATTGCCGTCCCCCATCCTGAAGGTGTCCGGGCAATCGATCCTTGCTGCGGAATCGGAACTGTTTTGGTGGAAGCTCGCTCCATGGGCATTGACATCGTCGGAAGGGATATCAACCCTCTCGTCTGTCTTGGCTCAAGAAAGAATCTCGCCCACTTCGGGTTGGAAGGGGAAGTTGTGAAGGGCCCTATTGCCGAAGTGACGGATACATATGATGCTGCGATTATCGACATGCCATACAATCTGTTTACACATATTACAGATGAAGGACAACTGGACATTTTAAAAGCTGCCAGACGGATTACTTCGAAACTTGTAATTGTGACGATCGAGCCGATGGATCATATGATTATGGAAGCTGGCTTCGAAATCGTGGACCGCTGTGTAGCGAAAAAAGGTACATTCGAACGGCAAGTCGTTGTATGTGAATGA
- a CDS encoding DUF3977 family protein: MKFIEFGIGNTWLVRTETELEDGTEYEEKGIVGPIKYHSIYLRIWICKTALIFDSKEGFKRSRKRRKAIKLILGIAGS, from the coding sequence TTGAAATTTATTGAGTTCGGGATAGGTAATACTTGGCTAGTAAGGACTGAGACTGAGTTAGAAGATGGAACAGAATATGAGGAAAAAGGAATAGTAGGACCAATAAAATACCACTCTATATATTTAAGAATTTGGATCTGTAAGACTGCTTTAATCTTTGACTCAAAAGAAGGTTTTAAACGAAGTAGAAAGAGGCGAAAAGCAATTAAATTAATTTTAGGTATAGCTGGTAGTTAA
- a CDS encoding GNAT family N-acetyltransferase: MLSGERVRFRKMVKDDAYIYHKWRNDLEVMFSTSPTLDLYSIEETKHFVENIILGSSNSKSYIIEDNETNKPIGITSLVNIDVKNRNAELIIDIGEKSYWGKGLGTEAVRTILEYAFLELNFHRISLRVFSLNPKAIHIYTKLGFKQEGVSRQSLYRNGEWHDIINMSILKDEYLEI, encoded by the coding sequence ATGTTATCGGGGGAAAGGGTGAGGTTTAGAAAAATGGTTAAAGACGATGCTTATATATACCACAAATGGAGAAATGACTTAGAAGTAATGTTTTCAACTAGTCCAACTTTGGATTTATATTCTATCGAGGAAACAAAACATTTCGTCGAGAACATTATTTTAGGTTCTAGTAATTCTAAAAGTTACATTATTGAGGACAACGAGACAAATAAACCGATCGGTATTACATCGCTTGTTAATATAGATGTCAAAAACCGAAACGCTGAATTGATAATCGATATTGGAGAAAAAAGTTATTGGGGAAAAGGGTTAGGTACCGAAGCAGTAAGAACAATTTTAGAATATGCCTTTTTAGAACTTAACTTCCATCGAATTTCCTTAAGAGTATTTTCTTTAAATCCAAAAGCGATTCATATCTATACGAAATTAGGTTTTAAACAAGAAGGCGTTAGTAGACAATCTTTATACCGAAATGGGGAGTGGCACGATATTATTAATATGAGTATTCTAAAAGATGAATATCTCGAAATATAG
- a CDS encoding zinc-binding alcohol dehydrogenase family protein — MKAVIQNEFGDANVLSYADIDIPKRSENEVLIKTKYTSVNYADIKQRMGTKGEGSFPLIIGLDVSGVVEEVSTHSKFSKGDRVIAFSKAGSYAEYIVANEHLVFKIPDNLSFEKAATMPTVSILSYILLHEIGQVNKTDTIVIHSAAGGVGSMLVQLAKLAGVEKIIGTVGNTAKEDYVKKLGADMVCTYDSFVDEVMKQTNNQGADVIFDSVAGEVTSRSLDCLALYGTLVQFGNSSGKAGTFKTSDVHSSCRSVKGFSLGTTRKHNPGRLAPVAAKVTELFSENKIALPIAQVFDLSDATEAHKLMESRNYVGKILIKI; from the coding sequence ATGAAAGCTGTAATCCAAAATGAATTTGGTGATGCAAATGTACTTTCGTATGCTGATATCGATATACCGAAAAGAAGCGAGAACGAAGTATTAATAAAGACCAAGTATACAAGTGTGAATTATGCTGATATTAAACAACGCATGGGAACTAAAGGAGAAGGGAGTTTCCCATTAATTATTGGATTGGATGTTTCTGGGGTTGTTGAAGAAGTTTCTACGCATTCTAAATTTTCAAAGGGAGACCGTGTCATAGCTTTTTCGAAAGCTGGTTCATATGCGGAATATATAGTAGCGAATGAACACCTAGTTTTTAAGATTCCAGATAATCTTTCCTTTGAAAAGGCTGCCACAATGCCAACTGTATCTATTTTGTCTTATATACTATTGCATGAGATCGGACAAGTGAATAAAACGGATACAATTGTAATACATAGTGCGGCTGGTGGTGTGGGTTCAATGCTCGTACAATTAGCAAAATTAGCTGGTGTTGAAAAAATTATTGGAACTGTCGGGAATACTGCTAAAGAAGACTATGTTAAGAAGTTAGGCGCTGATATGGTTTGCACTTATGACAGTTTTGTAGATGAAGTCATGAAGCAAACAAATAATCAAGGCGCTGATGTTATCTTCGACTCAGTTGCTGGAGAAGTCACCAGTAGGAGTTTAGATTGTTTAGCGTTATATGGCACATTGGTCCAGTTTGGGAATAGTAGTGGGAAAGCAGGTACTTTTAAAACAAGTGATGTCCATAGTAGTTGTAGGAGCGTAAAAGGTTTCAGTTTAGGAACAACCCGAAAGCATAATCCAGGCCGATTGGCTCCGGTCGCTGCCAAAGTAACGGAATTGTTTTCTGAAAATAAAATTGCACTTCCTATTGCTCAAGTCTTCGATTTAAGTGATGCCACAGAAGCTCATAAATTAATGGAGAGTCGTAACTATGTAGGAAAAATCTTGATTAAAATATAA
- a CDS encoding GyrI-like domain-containing protein, whose product MQNFHYEIVEIPAYRGIGLMWDGPYTEVSTLKKLISSMSGRVGELDYAINPKVQLGLSYHLRPDGFVHYSVYEVSGEQQLLEGMVEINVPEMTYLMVHHKKDQNIGQTYDKVYQWLKESEYEPFMEPNVEYYDALPIKHERYPHDRDFNNPHFDILIPISKRE is encoded by the coding sequence ATGCAAAACTTCCATTATGAAATAGTAGAGATACCTGCGTATCGGGGAATCGGATTAATGTGGGATGGACCGTACACAGAAGTTAGCACTTTGAAAAAACTTATCAGTAGCATGAGTGGGAGAGTAGGAGAGTTAGATTACGCAATCAATCCGAAAGTGCAATTAGGACTGTCCTATCATCTTCGTCCTGATGGGTTTGTACATTATTCTGTGTATGAGGTTAGCGGAGAACAGCAGCTGCTTGAAGGTATGGTGGAAATAAATGTACCGGAAATGACTTACTTAATGGTACATCATAAAAAAGATCAAAACATTGGTCAGACTTATGACAAGGTTTATCAATGGTTGAAGGAAAGTGAGTATGAGCCATTTATGGAGCCTAATGTGGAATATTACGATGCTTTACCGATAAAACATGAACGATATCCGCATGATCGCGATTTTAACAATCCGCATTTTGATATCTTAATTCCTATTAGTAAGAGGGAATAA
- a CDS encoding GNAT family N-acetyltransferase has protein sequence MINNLKSERVILREMEENDWKGVHKYASQEKVCQYQPWGPNSEQESEGFVKQVIKDAKKEPRSRFMFAVIDKESGEMIGAGEINIRDFSNRVGEIAYIVNPQYWGKGYATDLAKLLIAYGFNDLKLHRIFATCDPRNIGSSRVLEKVGLIKEGRMRENLLLKDGWRDSLLYSILEHEFFIDKNT, from the coding sequence ATGATCAATAACCTAAAAAGCGAAAGAGTCATTCTTCGAGAAATGGAAGAAAACGATTGGAAGGGTGTTCACAAATATGCATCGCAAGAAAAGGTTTGTCAATATCAGCCTTGGGGACCAAACTCAGAGCAAGAGTCTGAGGGTTTTGTGAAGCAGGTTATCAAAGACGCCAAAAAAGAACCGAGGAGCCGATTCATGTTTGCAGTAATTGATAAGGAAAGCGGAGAAATGATTGGTGCAGGAGAGATAAATATTCGAGACTTTAGCAATAGAGTCGGTGAGATTGCATACATAGTGAACCCCCAATACTGGGGGAAGGGATATGCGACAGATTTAGCGAAACTGTTAATTGCATATGGCTTCAATGATTTAAAACTACATCGTATTTTTGCAACTTGTGACCCGAGAAATATTGGTTCATCAAGGGTCTTAGAAAAGGTGGGACTGATTAAGGAAGGTAGGATGCGTGAGAATTTATTACTAAAAGACGGCTGGCGTGATTCGCTTTTATACAGCATCTTAGAACATGAGTTTTTCATAGATAAGAATACGTAA